From a region of the Ficedula albicollis isolate OC2 chromosome 1A, FicAlb1.5, whole genome shotgun sequence genome:
- the LOC107604070 gene encoding coiled-coil domain-containing protein 3-like — translation MSEHQESDVPSGGNIALMCSSVQKALFEEEDRVKKLQQKVAALEKRNRQLRDRVKKVKRSLRQARKNSRHMELVNRKLSEKLSSAGGQIPYINSLKQENSHGTYLKV, via the exons ATGAGTGAACATCAAGAATCTGATGTCCCTTCTGGGGGCAATATTGCA ctgatGTGCTCCTCGGTGCAGAAGGCCCTGTTTGAGGAGGAGGACAGGGtgaagaagctgcagcagaaggtgGCGGCGCTGGAGAAACGCAACAGGCAGCTGCGGGATCGGGTGAAGAAAGTCAAGAGGTCTCTCCGGCAAGCCAGGAAAAACTCCAGGCACATGGAGCTGGTGAACAGAAAGCTCAGTGAGAAACTCTCCTCTGCAGGAGGCCAAATCCCCTATATTAACTCTCTGAAGCAGGAGAACTCCCACGGCACCTACCTTAAAGTATAA